One genomic window of Camelina sativa cultivar DH55 chromosome 5, Cs, whole genome shotgun sequence includes the following:
- the LOC104788641 gene encoding E3 ubiquitin-protein ligase SPL1-like isoform X1 codes for MIEFYLGGLICLSGTALYILSKLTDSDFEMLNPATRVHQIKDLEQLLALESKIVSVSGIVGSQTPIKCELSDTLSVFVKKTAQQVFLKRNWWFSWVQDSNWMVPITKEVPWYLEDGTGRVNVAEANKIMSIALRVGSEVFEESKPSSDCLKGLKMLGVKHTEHVLPIGTWVTVVGEAVKDSMGVFTIQKPEKGPFFVSRVPLDKITSSLVMWSRRFKYASIGLTVVGVILISKPVIQYILERRRERLLRIRVADAAAAKRAELVTRELGTQHENNSDSSTSRDGDVPDLCVICLEHKNDAAFVKCGHVCCCLTCSSHVKACPLCRRPIEQVLKIYRL; via the exons atgatagagTTTTATTTAGGTGGATTGATATGCCTAAGCGGCACCGCTCTTTATATTCTCAGTAAGCTCACAGACAG TGATTTTGAGATGCTCAATCCAGCCACTAGGGTTCACCAGATCAAGGATTTGG agcAATTGCTAGCATTAGAGAGCAAGATCGTATCAGTATCAGGGATCGTTGGCTCTCAGACACCTATCAAGTGTGAGCTTAGTGATACCCTCTCTGTTTTTGTCAAGAAAACG GCACAACAAGTTTTCTTGAAACGTAATTGGTGGTTTTCATGGGTTCAAGATAGTAACTGGATGGTTCCAATCACTAAAGAAGTCCCTTGGTACCTG GAAGATGGGACAGGTCGTGTGAATGTTGCTGAAGCTAACAAAATAATGAGCATTGCATTGAGGGTCGGAAGTGAAGTATTTGAAGAGTCAAAGCCGTCATCCGATTGCCTCAAAGGCCTCAAG ATGCTTGGAGTAAAACACACTGAGCATGTCCTCCCAATTGGTACATGGGTTACAGTTGTTGGTGAG GCTGTTAAGGACAGTATGGGGGTTTTCACGATTCAAAAACCCGAGAAAGGACCTTTCTTTGTCTCACGTGTACCGCTCGATAAGATCACCTCTTCATTGGTAATGTGGTCAAG GAGGTTCAAATATGCCTCCATAGGTTTAACTGTTGTTGGTGTGATTCTGATTTCAAAGCCTGTGATTCAGTATATTCTAGAGAGAAGGCGGGAGCGATTGTTACGGATTAG AGTTGCTGATGCAGCAGCTGCTAAGAGAGCCGAACTAGTAACTAGAG AATTGGGAACTCAGCATGAGAACAACTCAGATAGTAGTACAAGCAGAGATGGCGATGTACCAGATCTCTGTGTGATCTGCCTTGAGCACAAGAATGATGCGGCTTTTGTTAA GTGTGGTCACGTGTGCTGCTGCTTAACATGCTCCTCGCACGTGAAGGCATGTCCTCTTTGCCGGAGACCAATAGAACAAGTATTGAAGATTTACCGCCTTTGA
- the LOC104788640 gene encoding EID1-like F-box protein 3: MNTNRRLRFNQPSRLLSSGESGIENERVLVLVFESISWNIHTLCAIASLSRRFCAIARRILWRRLCVNRAPGMVAALSGADPSWRIDGGWHALAKLMFFCGGGESTRYFNLSQPSLGHFACESRFSKTSGRFFLPKNCRRDLLYISDPCEHHAVGGDEHLGVFRGVFREFMRSKTRECLVRRQAALEEKVRCPYCGGRVWSMTAARLVPKSAARRLGSREGGLEFFVCVNGHLHGTCWLIPLSSSDEEENGEEEDNSDGSVI, encoded by the coding sequence ATGAACACCAATAGACGGTTGAGATTTAACCAACCGAGTCGATTGCTCAGCTCGGGTGAGTCAGGTATAGAGAACGAGCGAGTCTTGGTTCTCGTCTTCGAGTCCATCAGCTGGAACATCCACACGCTATGCGCAATCGCCTCACTCAGCCGCAGGTTTTGCGCAATCGCCAGACGAATTCTATGGCGGCGGCTCTGCGTGAACCGTGCTCCGGGGATGGTGGCGGCATTGTCCGGCGCAGATCCCAGCTGGCGAATCGACGGCGGTTGGCACGCGTTAGCGAAGCTCATGTTCTTCTGCGGCGGTGGCGAGTCGACTCGGTATTTCAATCTGAGTCAACCGTCGCTGGGTCACTTCGCATGCGAGTCCAGATTCTCCAAGACCTCCGGCAGATTCTTCCTTCCGAAGAATTGCCGGCGTGATCTATTATACATAAGCGATCCCTGCGAGCATCACGCGGTGGGTGGAGACGAGCACTTGGGGGTTTTCAGAGGGGTGTTTCGGGAATTTATGAGGTCAAAGACGAGGGAGTGCCTCGTGAGAAGACAAGCGGCGCTGGAGGAGAAGGTTAGGTGTCCGTATTGCGGAGGGCGCGTGTGGAGCATGACGGCGGCGCGTCTAGTACCGAAGAGCGCAGCGCGGAGGCTGGGATCACGGGAAGGTGGGTTAGAGTTTTTCGTGTGCGTGAACGGTCACTTGCACGGAACCTGCTGGCTCATTCCGCTTTCGTCTTCAGACGAAGAAGAGAATGGTGAAGAGGAGGACAACAGTGACGGCAGTGTGATCTAG
- the LOC104788641 gene encoding E3 ubiquitin-protein ligase SPL1-like isoform X2, producing MIEFYLGGLICLSGTALYILSKLTDSDFEMLNPATRVHQIKDLEQLLALESKIVSVSGIVGSQTPIKCELSDTLSVFVKKTEDGTGRVNVAEANKIMSIALRVGSEVFEESKPSSDCLKGLKMLGVKHTEHVLPIGTWVTVVGEAVKDSMGVFTIQKPEKGPFFVSRVPLDKITSSLVMWSRRFKYASIGLTVVGVILISKPVIQYILERRRERLLRIRVADAAAAKRAELVTRELGTQHENNSDSSTSRDGDVPDLCVICLEHKNDAAFVKCGHVCCCLTCSSHVKACPLCRRPIEQVLKIYRL from the exons atgatagagTTTTATTTAGGTGGATTGATATGCCTAAGCGGCACCGCTCTTTATATTCTCAGTAAGCTCACAGACAG TGATTTTGAGATGCTCAATCCAGCCACTAGGGTTCACCAGATCAAGGATTTGG agcAATTGCTAGCATTAGAGAGCAAGATCGTATCAGTATCAGGGATCGTTGGCTCTCAGACACCTATCAAGTGTGAGCTTAGTGATACCCTCTCTGTTTTTGTCAAGAAAACG GAAGATGGGACAGGTCGTGTGAATGTTGCTGAAGCTAACAAAATAATGAGCATTGCATTGAGGGTCGGAAGTGAAGTATTTGAAGAGTCAAAGCCGTCATCCGATTGCCTCAAAGGCCTCAAG ATGCTTGGAGTAAAACACACTGAGCATGTCCTCCCAATTGGTACATGGGTTACAGTTGTTGGTGAG GCTGTTAAGGACAGTATGGGGGTTTTCACGATTCAAAAACCCGAGAAAGGACCTTTCTTTGTCTCACGTGTACCGCTCGATAAGATCACCTCTTCATTGGTAATGTGGTCAAG GAGGTTCAAATATGCCTCCATAGGTTTAACTGTTGTTGGTGTGATTCTGATTTCAAAGCCTGTGATTCAGTATATTCTAGAGAGAAGGCGGGAGCGATTGTTACGGATTAG AGTTGCTGATGCAGCAGCTGCTAAGAGAGCCGAACTAGTAACTAGAG AATTGGGAACTCAGCATGAGAACAACTCAGATAGTAGTACAAGCAGAGATGGCGATGTACCAGATCTCTGTGTGATCTGCCTTGAGCACAAGAATGATGCGGCTTTTGTTAA GTGTGGTCACGTGTGCTGCTGCTTAACATGCTCCTCGCACGTGAAGGCATGTCCTCTTTGCCGGAGACCAATAGAACAAGTATTGAAGATTTACCGCCTTTGA